Genomic window (Candidatus Gracilibacteria bacterium):
CGAAGATCTAATCCTAGAATCAAGATCATCTTACTTTACGCATCATAAATTAGCAAGACTATACCTTCATACTGCCAAATTATATATCAAAAGATGATTTTATAGAAAGAATAAAGACGGAGAACCTATATCTACTTTTGCAGAGATTAAAGAGCTTCTAGATGATGCTAAAAACAATATTTGAGTATCTATGACTAAGTATGGTACGCCCGACGGGGCATTGTTGAGGTTTTATCCAGACATTGAAATCATAAAAGCATCTAAGATATACTCCTTATCAGGATTTATACAATTCTATGGGTCAAATTTTGATACCAGAATTCTTAAGCTTCAATTTGATAGCAACGAAGCTAGTATGGATTTTTTGTTAGCTAAACAAAAGGAAGAAAATGTAGAGATGATTAAAAAGCAAGTTGAGATGAGTGAAAGTCGAGTCTCAAAAGGTCATACTGAGACGCTTTGAATTTTTGCAGCATTTGTTCTGTTCGTATCTTGAAACATACAAATATATCAGTATGTCTGATGAATAAAATCAGCAATAGTCTTTATGATTGGTTTTGGAATGAGCATATTATCCTTTGTTCTGGTGTTAAGGAGAGCGCAGATAAATAAAAGTATTTTAATATTAACGGGTATATTGCTTATCAGTACAATCATCTATTTACTAGCGGGAGATGATTATCCATTATATAATGACAAGTATATTGATCACTTTAAAGAGGAACTATTTAAAGATCTAAAGGAGAAAAAGGATCTTCCAATGGGTATTCAAAATGCAATAGAGAGCTATAGTAAGTAAATTTCTTGTCTCAAGGCTTACTTTTCATATACTATTCGTGCCAGAATAAGTATTTTTTTAACCTTTGTTTTTCTGTATTAGAACAATGTAGGGCAACTGAATGTTGCTCCCCTTTTTGTGCTAATGCAGAGAAAGTACTTGTTCTGGCGAACATAAGAGCCTTCGGTTGCCCTTTTTGTTTGCCAGGACGACATTCTGGTAGTGATTTACTTCATTACCATTTATTCCTATGAAAACCTGTCCATATTGCGGAGAAGAAATTCAAGATAAAGCCATAAAGTGTAAACACTGTGGCGAATGGTTGGATAAAGTAGAGATGAGAAAAAGAAAAGTAGATGAAACGAAAGAACTTATAAAACCAATCGCAGAAAAGGGATCTCAGATTCTGAATCATAATATCCTCAAACGAGGAAGAAATACTCTTTTCATCATTATAACATCCCTTCCTTTTTTCTATACTCTAGAAGGAATTGATAAGTTCGGATGAAGTTTCGGAAGTGCCTTATTTCTTTCGCTTCTTGTACTTCCCGAGATTGCCTTCTTTTTCTATTCGGTAGAAATGCTTCTTAAAAAAGAAGGGCACGATAAAGGTAGATCTTTCTGAGATTTCTTTCGTCTAGGGTCGCCAATAAAAAGATGGGAGTTTATCTTATTTCTCATCGCAATAGGAGTTACAATATCCTTTCTAAAAGAAACATACATTTCTGGAACATCCTATACGCCTATTTTTATCCTATTTGCTGTAGAGATATTATTCCTTGCAATAAAACGGTGAAAAGATCTCGGAAATGTAAGTGCAGGAACTTCTGTAATTTATAATATATTTCCACTTATCAATATTGCTATAACTCCCGTATACCTCTTTGGAAGAAGTGGAAGTGTTACTGGAGAGAGATTTTATGAAGGAAAAAACAAGATACTAATGATAGGATGAGTAATCTTATCTGTCGGGGTTGTTATCTTGCAAATTATC
Coding sequences:
- a CDS encoding zinc ribbon domain-containing protein; its protein translation is MKTCPYCGEEIQDKAIKCKHCGEWLDKVEMRKRKVDETKELIKPIAEKGSQILNHNILKRGRNTLFIIITSLPFFYTLEGIDKFGGSFGSALFLSLLVLPEIAFFFYSVEMLLKKEGHDKGRSFGDFFRLGSPIKRWEFILFLIAIGVTISFLKETYISGTSYTPIFILFAVEILFLAIKRGKDLGNVSAGTSVIYNIFPLINIAITPVYLFGRSGSVTGERFYEGKNKILMIGGVILSVGVVILQIISN